One genomic region from Leifsonia poae encodes:
- a CDS encoding diacylglycerol kinase family protein produces the protein MVSLTIVVAINPMASFGHRREVGPRAVARLTEAGHTVVQIDQPNIELLRRETARAVEAGADALVVVGGDGMVNLGANIVAQTPVPLGIVPSGTGNDVADGLGIPVKDTEAAIDALLGALGRPPRIIDAGRIRHGELSTWFVGVVSAGFDAIVNERANLMTRPRGRSRYIVALLRELATLRPIPYEIVADGAPWTTEALLISVANNRSLGGGMRIVPHALLDDGMLDLFVVTPMSRFAFLRVFPKVFSGRHTTLPQVSFRTVRTLTLDAPNVIAYADGERIGPLPVEISAVPGALGVLV, from the coding sequence ATGGTCTCCCTCACCATCGTCGTCGCCATCAACCCGATGGCGTCATTCGGTCATCGGCGCGAGGTCGGCCCCCGGGCGGTGGCGCGACTGACCGAAGCCGGTCACACGGTCGTCCAGATCGACCAGCCGAACATCGAGCTGCTCCGGCGCGAGACAGCGCGCGCGGTGGAGGCCGGTGCCGATGCGCTCGTGGTGGTCGGCGGCGACGGCATGGTCAACCTCGGTGCGAACATCGTGGCGCAAACGCCGGTGCCACTCGGGATCGTGCCGAGCGGCACCGGCAATGACGTGGCCGACGGGCTGGGGATCCCGGTGAAGGACACCGAGGCGGCGATCGATGCTCTGCTCGGTGCGCTCGGCCGCCCACCCAGAATCATCGACGCCGGCCGGATCCGGCACGGTGAACTGTCCACCTGGTTCGTGGGGGTGGTGTCGGCCGGTTTCGACGCGATCGTCAATGAGCGCGCCAATCTGATGACACGCCCGCGAGGCCGCAGCCGCTACATCGTCGCGTTGCTGCGTGAGCTGGCGACCCTGCGCCCGATCCCATACGAGATCGTCGCCGACGGTGCACCGTGGACGACAGAGGCACTGCTCATCTCGGTGGCGAACAACCGCTCGCTCGGCGGCGGGATGCGCATCGTGCCGCATGCGCTCCTCGACGACGGGATGCTCGACCTCTTCGTCGTGACGCCGATGTCGCGTTTCGCGTTCCTGCGGGTCTTCCCCAAAGTTTTCTCCGGAAGACATACGACGCTGCCGCAGGTCTCCTTCCGCACGGTTCGCACCCTCACGCTGGACGCCCCGAACGTCATCGCCTACGCCGACGGGGAGCGGATCGGGCCGTTGCCGGTGGAGATCTCCGCCGTCCCGGGCGCCCTCGGCGTGCTTGTCTGA
- a CDS encoding FHA domain-containing protein, protein MFEVQQAASGEWTVVVSGRRVLLVEAPEQVDRIGSYRRALADGFAAALEALAVDGFARTPAFALAETGDGQVLLAVRGIVTATLTVDGTERIVDAAGVSTWLEQQVAGVSALRLAVPGHDSLLAPLPLCDGAVWATTVAWPAAAQPERAPQNGAAPRRAPITAPIVVEAQPPAEAEAPAEAEPPAVIPIAQATIAEATIAEATIAAPAEAAGYDHLFGATLMRSVEDAAVRPETDDVDAPARIDIPGFITDSAPPPATEREGDHDGMTVFSGSFSERRDRGGADQPAPMVAPVAAAPRFFVDLFDGRREYLVPPIVVGRSPVASSTSRGPVPRPITVTSDEQDISRSHATIAVEGDSVVVTDLHSRNGTVIVLPGKSPQKLRQGEPTTVIAGTVVDLGSGITLTVGQDA, encoded by the coding sequence GTGTTCGAGGTTCAGCAGGCCGCCTCTGGGGAGTGGACGGTGGTCGTGTCGGGCCGCCGCGTGCTGCTCGTCGAAGCTCCCGAACAGGTGGATCGGATCGGGTCGTACCGACGTGCCCTCGCCGACGGTTTCGCCGCCGCGCTCGAAGCGCTGGCCGTCGACGGTTTCGCTCGCACGCCGGCGTTCGCCCTGGCGGAGACGGGGGATGGGCAGGTTCTGCTCGCGGTCCGCGGTATCGTGACCGCCACCCTCACGGTCGACGGAACGGAGCGGATCGTCGACGCCGCCGGGGTGTCAACCTGGCTCGAACAGCAGGTCGCCGGTGTGAGCGCTCTGCGACTGGCGGTGCCCGGGCACGACTCGCTTCTCGCGCCGCTTCCGCTTTGCGACGGTGCGGTATGGGCCACCACCGTGGCGTGGCCGGCGGCGGCGCAGCCAGAGCGTGCGCCGCAGAACGGGGCAGCGCCGCGACGGGCGCCGATCACCGCACCGATCGTCGTCGAGGCGCAGCCGCCTGCGGAAGCGGAAGCGCCCGCAGAGGCGGAGCCGCCTGCCGTGATCCCGATCGCGCAGGCGACGATCGCCGAGGCGACGATCGCCGAGGCGACGATCGCCGCCCCGGCCGAGGCTGCCGGCTACGACCACCTTTTCGGGGCGACACTCATGCGCAGCGTGGAAGACGCGGCCGTTCGACCCGAGACGGACGACGTCGACGCGCCTGCCCGAATCGACATCCCGGGGTTCATCACCGACTCGGCTCCGCCGCCCGCGACGGAACGCGAAGGCGATCACGACGGTATGACCGTCTTCAGCGGCAGTTTCAGCGAGCGCCGCGATCGCGGGGGAGCCGACCAGCCGGCCCCGATGGTCGCACCGGTGGCTGCCGCGCCGCGCTTCTTCGTCGATCTCTTCGACGGGCGCCGCGAATATCTGGTTCCGCCGATCGTCGTCGGGCGGTCGCCGGTCGCCTCCAGCACGTCACGCGGGCCGGTTCCGCGCCCGATCACCGTCACGAGCGACGAGCAGGACATCTCCCGCAGCCACGCCACCATCGCGGTCGAGGGGGACAGCGTCGTCGTCACCGACCTGCACTCGCGCAACGGCACGGTGATCGTGTTGCCGGGGAAGTCGCCGCAGAAGCTGCGGCAGGGAGAGCCGACGACAGTGATCGCCGGAACGGTCGTCGACCTCGGCAGCGGCATCACGCTCACCGTCGGGCAGGACGCATGA
- a CDS encoding serine/threonine-protein kinase, translating to MRRLASTPPELPGLRFIRLLGSGGFSDVFLYEQQLPKRSVAVKVLLTDSVDDAAREHFVAEANLMAQLSAHPYIVTIHHADIAADGRPYLVMEYCSGASLGDRFKRERFSAEDALRTGVRLSSAVATAHSVGILHRDIKPANVLTTDFGWPALTDFGIASTLEELPVHTASLSDLRGGVVDTGTSGSRSVGLSVPWSPPEMFGDDPQPDVRSDVFSLAATIHTLLAGRSPFEVPGRSNGTLDLIGRIERGMITPIDRDDLPRSLVSAVQKGMATRREDRFATAVDFARALQRVELELGFAPTSIDVPNLRVVDERPVAPSADETRVRSVATIDAQGVGKPPAARRSAATPAADTPAVPADAEPTRIRGSLPSVDPDSTPAVPIESTIVRPRSSSAKAHPDAPGQAPAVAPPRRSRWLLPTIAVAAVLVVAGGILAAVLVPSTGPAAGHSGRPGSAGDGTVAVTVVPAPTLVSATRAPDGSSATIVWRTEKPVEGDQYQWRREGTTDAPTVTGEPRAQLTGLTAGVGACIEVVTVRSGRTSAPLKACSP from the coding sequence ATGAGGAGACTCGCCTCGACACCGCCGGAGCTGCCGGGCCTCCGGTTCATCCGACTGCTCGGGTCGGGCGGGTTCTCCGATGTGTTCCTGTACGAGCAGCAGCTGCCGAAACGGAGCGTCGCCGTCAAGGTGCTCCTCACCGACAGTGTGGACGACGCGGCTCGGGAACATTTCGTGGCCGAGGCGAACCTGATGGCGCAGCTGTCTGCGCACCCGTACATCGTGACGATCCACCACGCCGACATCGCGGCCGACGGTCGGCCGTATCTGGTGATGGAGTACTGCTCGGGAGCCTCGCTCGGCGACCGATTCAAGCGGGAACGGTTCAGCGCCGAGGATGCACTTCGCACCGGGGTGCGGCTGTCGAGCGCGGTGGCGACGGCGCACAGCGTCGGAATCCTGCACCGCGACATCAAGCCGGCGAACGTACTGACGACCGACTTCGGCTGGCCGGCGCTCACCGATTTCGGGATCGCGTCGACGCTCGAAGAGCTTCCCGTGCACACCGCGTCACTGAGCGATCTGAGGGGCGGTGTCGTCGACACGGGCACCAGCGGGAGCCGCTCGGTCGGGCTCAGCGTTCCCTGGTCGCCTCCTGAGATGTTCGGCGACGACCCGCAGCCGGATGTGCGCAGCGATGTCTTCTCGCTTGCCGCGACCATCCACACGCTTCTCGCCGGGCGTTCGCCATTCGAAGTTCCCGGTCGCTCCAACGGCACGCTCGACCTGATCGGCCGTATCGAGCGCGGGATGATCACGCCGATCGACCGAGATGACCTGCCGCGGTCCCTCGTGTCCGCGGTGCAGAAGGGGATGGCCACCCGTCGGGAGGACCGGTTCGCGACGGCCGTCGACTTCGCGCGGGCCCTGCAGCGCGTCGAACTCGAACTCGGGTTCGCGCCGACGAGCATCGACGTGCCGAACCTGCGTGTCGTCGATGAACGTCCGGTGGCGCCGTCGGCGGACGAGACGCGGGTCCGATCGGTCGCCACGATCGATGCCCAGGGCGTCGGCAAGCCGCCTGCCGCTCGGCGGTCGGCTGCCACTCCGGCCGCCGATACGCCGGCCGTCCCGGCGGATGCTGAGCCCACCCGTATCCGGGGATCTCTTCCGTCGGTCGATCCTGATTCGACGCCGGCGGTTCCGATCGAGAGCACGATCGTCCGGCCGCGATCGTCGTCGGCGAAGGCACACCCCGACGCGCCCGGCCAGGCGCCCGCCGTCGCACCGCCCCGCCGTTCCCGCTGGCTCCTTCCCACGATCGCGGTCGCGGCGGTGCTCGTGGTGGCCGGTGGCATCCTGGCGGCTGTACTGGTGCCGAGCACAGGGCCGGCGGCGGGGCACTCGGGTCGGCCGGGGTCGGCCGGGGACGGCACCGTCGCGGTGACGGTCGTGCCCGCACCGACCCTCGTGTCGGCCACCCGCGCACCCGACGGCAGCTCCGCGACGATCGTCTGGAGGACCGAGAAGCCGGTCGAAGGCGATCAGTACCAGTGGCGGCGCGAGGGAACGACCGACGCGCCGACTGTCACGGGTGAGCCGCGGGCGCAGCTGACCGGGCTCACGGCCGGTGTCGGCGCCTGCATCGAGGTGGTCACGGTGCGCTCCGGCCGTACCTCGGCGCCATTGAAGGCGTGCTCGCCGTGA
- a CDS encoding metal-dependent hydrolase has translation MSLPRQDTFVSYPDGAVTSTGTVVHLELLADGRVVVVLDRTAFHPVDPVWPDQPADTGTLEMNGVAHPVLDAVVGATDGSTLFVGDAPVRTGTEGWAFVVCHVVGDVAGIDIGATATVTVDADARHALSAGHTACHLASLALNEALAGLWTKEVPLDARGFPNFDQLAIVESRIVAGGSVDRYRIGKSLRKSGFAAVELEPRLAGVTARADELLAGWVASGAPVTIARAGDGLGDRRTWRCELPEGVVEIPCGGTHLASLAELASVTVSLDLTTADGALELTLRTTT, from the coding sequence ATGAGCCTTCCCCGCCAGGACACCTTCGTCAGCTATCCCGACGGCGCCGTCACCTCCACGGGCACGGTCGTGCATCTGGAGCTGCTGGCGGACGGCCGGGTGGTCGTCGTGCTCGACCGCACGGCGTTCCACCCGGTCGATCCGGTCTGGCCGGACCAGCCGGCAGACACGGGGACGCTCGAGATGAACGGTGTCGCGCATCCTGTGCTCGACGCGGTCGTGGGCGCCACCGACGGCAGCACCCTCTTCGTAGGTGACGCACCGGTGCGAACCGGAACGGAGGGCTGGGCCTTCGTCGTCTGCCACGTCGTGGGCGACGTCGCCGGTATCGACATCGGGGCGACGGCCACTGTGACGGTCGACGCGGATGCGCGGCACGCGCTCTCAGCCGGCCACACCGCCTGCCACCTGGCATCCCTGGCGCTGAACGAAGCCCTCGCCGGACTGTGGACGAAAGAAGTTCCGCTCGACGCGCGCGGCTTTCCGAATTTCGACCAGCTCGCGATCGTCGAGTCGCGCATTGTGGCGGGCGGCTCAGTCGACCGCTACCGCATAGGCAAGAGCCTGCGCAAGAGTGGGTTCGCCGCGGTCGAGCTCGAGCCCAGGCTGGCCGGGGTGACCGCCCGCGCCGACGAGCTGCTGGCCGGCTGGGTCGCATCCGGTGCTCCGGTGACGATCGCCCGCGCCGGCGACGGCTTGGGCGATCGTCGCACCTGGCGTTGCGAGCTTCCGGAGGGTGTCGTCGAGATCCCGTGCGGCGGTACGCACCTCGCCTCATTGGCCGAGCTCGCCTCGGTCACCGTCTCTCTCGACCTCACCACGGCCGACGGCGCTCTCGAACTGACTCTCCGCACCACGACCTGA
- a CDS encoding quaternary amine ABC transporter ATP-binding protein, which translates to MSESVAVEARNLYKIFGRKPGDVVRRLQGGATRDEVAGSGTAAVIDASFTVKAGEIFVVMGLSGSGKSTLIRLLNGLLEPTSGQVDVMGTTITGTSAKRLREVRRRHISMVFQHFALLPHRTVLDNLAYGLEVQGIPPAERRERAQKVLDLVGLTGWGDTLPGELSGGMQQRVGLGRALAADTDVLLMDEAFSALDPLIRREMQEQLIELQAQLGTTIVFITHDLNEAMFLGDRIAVMRDGRVVQIGTPEEILMDPANDYVESFVHDVDRARVLTAASVMEPVRALVTVAAGPRAAVRTMRDLQTSAAFVVGHGRRLLGVVRDRDVMRQVREGQGDLQAVIREDIASVSRDEVLSDIVGLSVESELPLAVVDDKTRLLGVIPRVTLLAALGNVTSSTTEIPVVVQPATTIPIDVMNQTLRDTAPGVAVEGVR; encoded by the coding sequence GTGAGCGAGTCTGTCGCCGTCGAGGCACGGAACCTATACAAGATATTCGGACGGAAACCCGGCGACGTCGTGCGCCGATTGCAGGGCGGGGCCACCCGCGACGAAGTCGCCGGCAGCGGCACCGCTGCGGTGATCGATGCCAGTTTCACCGTGAAGGCGGGGGAGATCTTCGTGGTCATGGGGCTGTCCGGCTCCGGCAAGTCCACCCTGATCCGGCTGCTGAACGGGCTGCTGGAGCCCACGAGCGGCCAGGTCGACGTGATGGGAACGACCATCACGGGCACATCGGCGAAGCGACTACGGGAAGTGCGTCGACGGCACATCTCGATGGTCTTCCAACATTTCGCGCTGCTGCCGCACCGAACGGTGCTCGACAACCTCGCCTACGGGCTCGAGGTGCAGGGCATCCCTCCGGCCGAACGACGCGAGCGGGCTCAGAAGGTGCTCGATCTCGTCGGACTCACCGGATGGGGCGACACGCTTCCGGGCGAGCTGTCCGGGGGGATGCAACAGCGGGTCGGGTTGGGTCGCGCCCTCGCCGCCGACACCGATGTGCTGCTCATGGACGAAGCGTTCTCCGCCCTCGACCCGCTCATCCGGCGCGAGATGCAGGAACAGCTGATCGAGTTGCAGGCGCAGCTGGGCACGACGATCGTCTTCATCACGCATGATCTCAACGAAGCAATGTTCCTCGGCGACCGCATCGCCGTCATGCGCGACGGTCGCGTCGTTCAGATCGGAACGCCGGAGGAGATCCTGATGGATCCCGCGAACGACTACGTCGAGAGCTTCGTGCACGACGTCGACCGGGCGCGAGTGCTCACCGCGGCGAGCGTGATGGAGCCCGTGCGTGCGCTCGTCACCGTCGCCGCGGGCCCCCGCGCCGCTGTGCGCACCATGCGCGACCTGCAGACCTCGGCGGCTTTCGTCGTCGGGCACGGCCGTCGCCTGCTCGGCGTCGTCCGCGACCGGGACGTGATGCGCCAGGTGCGCGAAGGGCAGGGCGATCTGCAGGCGGTGATCCGGGAGGACATCGCTTCGGTGTCGCGCGATGAGGTGCTCAGCGACATCGTCGGGCTCTCGGTCGAGAGCGAACTCCCGTTGGCCGTCGTGGACGACAAGACGCGGCTGCTCGGGGTCATCCCGCGTGTGACCCTGCTGGCGGCGCTCGGCAATGTGACGAGCTCCACCACGGAGATCCCGGTCGTCGTGCAGCCGGCCACGACCATCCCGATCGATGTCATGAACCAGACCTTGCGCGACACCGCGCCGGGCGTTGCTGTCGAGGGGGTGCGCTGA
- a CDS encoding TerC/Alx family metal homeostasis membrane protein yields the protein MELALPAWFEIGSFIVLLLILAFDLLIVFKRPHIPSPKESTLWVSFYVALALVFALLMFLIGDAEHAGQFLAGWLTEYSLSIDNLFVFVIIMSRFAVPKKYQQEVLMVGIIIALVLRGVFIILGAQLIASFSWIFYIFGAFLLYTAIHQALSKHDDSEGQEDSAFIRFLRTRLKVSNQFEGFKLRTLVDGNRMFTPLIIVFLALGTTDLLFALDSIPAIFGITQSPFIVFAANVFALMGLRQLYFLLGHLLDKLEYLKYGIAFILAFIGVKLVFHAMHENELPFINGGEHISWAPDIGTLTSLVVIIAAMAVATIASLVKLKLSGTSVAAAIHGDGPDDADDSDETGSTPAPARTTREESGP from the coding sequence GTGGAGCTTGCTCTTCCTGCTTGGTTCGAGATCGGGTCGTTCATCGTCCTTCTCCTGATTCTCGCGTTCGACCTGTTGATCGTGTTCAAGCGGCCGCACATCCCGAGCCCCAAGGAGTCGACACTGTGGGTGTCGTTCTATGTGGCCCTGGCGCTGGTGTTCGCCCTGCTGATGTTCCTGATCGGGGATGCGGAGCACGCCGGGCAGTTCCTTGCCGGCTGGCTCACCGAGTACAGCCTCAGCATCGACAATCTGTTCGTGTTCGTGATCATCATGAGCCGGTTCGCGGTGCCGAAGAAGTACCAGCAGGAAGTGCTGATGGTCGGCATCATCATCGCGCTGGTGCTGCGGGGCGTCTTCATCATCCTCGGAGCGCAGCTGATCGCCAGCTTCAGCTGGATCTTCTACATTTTCGGAGCGTTCCTGCTCTACACCGCGATCCATCAGGCCCTCAGCAAGCACGACGACAGCGAAGGCCAAGAAGACAGCGCCTTCATCCGTTTCCTGCGCACCCGGCTCAAGGTGTCGAACCAGTTCGAGGGGTTCAAGCTCCGGACATTGGTGGACGGCAATCGCATGTTCACCCCGCTGATCATCGTCTTTCTGGCGCTCGGCACCACCGACCTGCTCTTCGCTCTCGACTCGATTCCCGCGATCTTCGGAATCACCCAGAGCCCGTTCATCGTCTTCGCCGCGAACGTGTTCGCGTTGATGGGACTGCGGCAGCTGTACTTCCTGCTCGGCCACCTTCTCGACAAGCTCGAGTACCTCAAATACGGGATCGCGTTCATCCTCGCGTTCATCGGTGTGAAGCTCGTCTTCCACGCGATGCACGAGAACGAGCTGCCCTTCATCAACGGGGGTGAGCACATCAGCTGGGCGCCCGACATCGGCACGCTGACGTCGCTCGTGGTGATCATCGCGGCCATGGCTGTCGCTACGATTGCAAGTCTGGTGAAGTTGAAGCTCAGCGGCACCAGCGTCGCCGCGGCCATCCACGGTGACGGCCCGGACGACGCGGACGACTCGGATGAGACCGGATCGACGCCGGCTCCGGCCCGCACCACTCGGGAGGAATCCGGTCCATGA
- a CDS encoding MBL fold metallo-hydrolase, translated as MRLTKFEHAALLLEDSGKKLFVDPGSFTSPLTDTANTAAVVITHEHADHWTPEQLNRILDLNPEVPIFAPAGVAAAAGDFDVTVVSNGDTVEAGPFTLRFFGEKHAVIHSSIPIVDNVGVLINDELYYGGDSFTIPEGVDVDLLAVPAGAPWLKIAESIDYVLAVKPKRSFTTHEMVLARAGKDMANGRVKWATEQGGGEFIALEPGDSLDI; from the coding sequence ATGAGACTGACGAAATTCGAACATGCCGCCCTCCTCCTCGAAGACTCCGGAAAGAAGCTCTTCGTCGACCCCGGCTCGTTCACCTCTCCGCTCACCGACACCGCCAACACGGCGGCTGTGGTGATCACCCACGAGCACGCAGACCACTGGACTCCGGAGCAGTTGAACCGCATCCTCGACCTCAACCCCGAGGTCCCGATCTTCGCGCCGGCCGGGGTAGCCGCGGCCGCCGGTGACTTCGACGTCACCGTCGTGTCGAACGGAGACACCGTCGAGGCCGGACCGTTCACCCTGCGATTCTTCGGCGAGAAGCACGCCGTGATCCACTCCAGCATCCCGATCGTCGACAACGTCGGCGTCCTCATCAACGACGAGCTCTACTACGGTGGCGACTCGTTCACGATCCCCGAGGGTGTCGACGTCGATCTGCTCGCGGTTCCGGCGGGCGCACCCTGGCTGAAGATTGCGGAATCGATCGATTACGTGCTCGCCGTCAAGCCCAAGCGCAGCTTCACGACCCACGAGATGGTGCTCGCCCGCGCCGGAAAAGACATGGCGAACGGCCGCGTGAAGTGGGCGACGGAGCAGGGCGGCGGTGAATTCATCGCCCTCGAGCCCGGCGACTCGCTCGACATCTGA
- a CDS encoding PP2C family protein-serine/threonine phosphatase: MTSAVDVSVRSDVGVVRSVNEDSMLAVDPVFVVADGMGGHARGDAASQAAVATLARVLPAGARPTPDEVIAAIDEANTAVRALSGAEESGIAVAGTTLTGVVRVRVPDNGEQWMVVNVGDSRVYRWNGRELDQLTVDHSAVQELVDAGLITVAQAAVHPERNVITRALGAEDLVDTDVLLVEPRGRQTFLICSDGLTKELDDTEIARILADTRGAYAADALVEAAIEAGGRDNVTVVVVESVTGEADSAAEDTRDRVEETGSIEDTRPRG; encoded by the coding sequence ATGACGTCAGCCGTCGACGTGAGCGTGCGCAGCGATGTCGGGGTGGTGCGCTCGGTCAACGAAGACAGCATGCTGGCCGTCGACCCGGTGTTCGTCGTGGCCGACGGGATGGGCGGTCACGCCCGCGGCGACGCCGCGAGCCAGGCGGCCGTGGCGACGCTCGCCCGAGTGCTCCCCGCGGGCGCCCGGCCGACACCGGATGAGGTGATCGCCGCGATCGACGAGGCGAACACGGCAGTGCGTGCGCTCTCGGGCGCTGAGGAGTCTGGTATCGCCGTCGCCGGCACCACGCTCACCGGGGTGGTGCGCGTGCGCGTCCCCGACAACGGTGAGCAGTGGATGGTCGTGAACGTCGGCGACTCCCGGGTCTACCGGTGGAACGGACGGGAGCTCGACCAGCTGACCGTGGACCATTCGGCCGTGCAGGAGCTGGTGGATGCTGGCTTGATCACGGTGGCTCAGGCCGCCGTGCATCCCGAGCGGAACGTGATCACTCGAGCGCTCGGGGCCGAAGACCTGGTCGACACCGATGTGCTGCTCGTGGAACCGCGTGGCCGTCAGACTTTCCTCATCTGCTCGGACGGTCTCACGAAGGAGCTCGACGACACCGAGATCGCGCGCATCCTCGCCGACACACGCGGCGCGTATGCCGCGGATGCGCTCGTCGAGGCTGCAATCGAGGCCGGCGGACGCGACAACGTGACGGTGGTCGTGGTTGAATCGGTGACCGGGGAGGCCGACTCGGCTGCCGAAGACACCCGCGACCGGGTCGAGGAGACCGGGTCGATCGAAGACACCAGACCGAGAGGGTAG
- a CDS encoding heavy metal translocating P-type ATPase has product MFLRGAVDELRSRRPGMMTLISLAIVVAFGYSLAVTFGLHGMDFWWELATLILIMLLGHWIEMSAVMGAQDALGQLAKLLPDEAERVIGGVDGATETVPVGALSLGDLVRVRPGSSVPVDGEIVDGRSDLDESLLTGESKPVSRTVGEQVIAGSISGTGSLVVRVTKLGGDTALAGIMRLVSDAQASKSGTQVLADRAAAWLFYVALAAASLTLVVWAILRPGDPSFVLERVVTVLVIACPHALGLAIPLVAQISTAIGARNGLLIRDRHAMEDARLIDVVLFDKTGTLTEGRQGVVAVVTADGQPENAVLSLAASVEAPAEHPIARAIVTEAKTRRVALVRADEFEALGGRGATAVIDDVSVTVGAPRLLAERGLAPSDRLAEAAREAAGRAQTVVYVIHGSEVIGFISLADVVRAESAEAVRLLHDRGVRVAMLTGDSREVGEAVARQLGIDEVFAEVLPGDKAATVAQLQKDGSRVAMVGDGVNDAPALAQADVGIAIGAGTDVAIESAGIVLASSDPRGVAKVITLSAATYRKMLQNLAWATGYNVVALPLAAGVATGIGILVSPAFGAVLMSVSTIVVALNAQLLRRIRI; this is encoded by the coding sequence GTGTTCCTCCGCGGTGCGGTCGACGAGCTCCGCTCGCGCCGCCCCGGAATGATGACCCTGATCTCGCTCGCGATCGTCGTCGCGTTCGGCTACAGCCTCGCCGTGACCTTCGGCCTGCACGGCATGGATTTCTGGTGGGAGCTGGCCACGCTCATCCTGATCATGCTGCTCGGTCACTGGATCGAGATGTCGGCAGTGATGGGCGCGCAGGATGCTCTCGGGCAGTTGGCCAAGCTGCTGCCCGACGAGGCGGAGCGGGTCATCGGGGGAGTCGACGGCGCGACCGAGACGGTGCCCGTCGGCGCACTTTCGCTCGGCGACCTGGTGCGCGTGCGGCCGGGCTCGAGCGTTCCCGTCGACGGTGAAATCGTCGACGGTCGCTCCGACCTCGACGAGTCCCTCCTCACGGGTGAGTCGAAACCTGTTTCGCGTACGGTCGGTGAACAGGTGATCGCGGGGAGCATTTCGGGAACGGGATCGCTCGTGGTGCGGGTCACCAAGCTGGGCGGCGACACTGCGCTGGCAGGGATCATGCGACTCGTCTCGGACGCCCAGGCGAGCAAGTCGGGCACTCAGGTGCTTGCCGACCGGGCGGCGGCGTGGCTGTTCTACGTGGCGCTGGCCGCCGCATCCCTCACCCTCGTCGTGTGGGCGATTCTGCGACCCGGCGACCCATCGTTCGTGCTGGAACGCGTCGTCACCGTGCTCGTCATCGCGTGCCCGCACGCGCTGGGGCTGGCCATTCCTTTGGTGGCCCAGATCTCGACGGCCATCGGGGCGAGGAACGGTCTGCTGATCCGCGATCGGCACGCGATGGAGGATGCCCGGCTGATCGACGTGGTGCTGTTCGACAAGACAGGCACGCTCACGGAGGGGCGCCAGGGTGTCGTCGCCGTCGTCACGGCGGACGGCCAGCCCGAGAATGCGGTGCTTTCGCTCGCGGCATCGGTCGAGGCCCCCGCAGAGCACCCGATCGCCCGCGCCATTGTCACCGAGGCGAAGACGCGCAGGGTGGCGCTGGTGCGCGCGGACGAATTCGAGGCGCTCGGAGGTCGCGGGGCGACCGCAGTGATCGACGACGTGTCCGTCACGGTCGGCGCACCCCGCCTGCTCGCGGAACGCGGTCTCGCTCCGTCAGATCGCCTCGCCGAGGCCGCCCGTGAAGCGGCGGGCCGGGCCCAGACGGTCGTGTACGTGATCCACGGCAGCGAGGTGATCGGATTCATCTCACTGGCCGATGTCGTGCGCGCCGAATCGGCCGAGGCCGTGCGGCTGCTCCACGATCGCGGTGTGCGGGTGGCGATGCTCACCGGTGATTCGCGCGAGGTCGGTGAAGCCGTCGCACGGCAGCTCGGCATCGATGAGGTCTTCGCGGAGGTGCTGCCCGGCGACAAGGCGGCCACCGTTGCGCAGTTGCAGAAGGACGGCTCGCGGGTGGCGATGGTGGGCGACGGCGTCAACGATGCTCCTGCCCTCGCCCAGGCGGATGTGGGGATCGCCATCGGTGCGGGAACGGATGTCGCCATTGAGTCGGCCGGGATCGTGCTCGCCTCGAGCGACCCGCGCGGTGTGGCCAAGGTGATCACGCTTTCGGCTGCGACCTATCGCAAGATGCTGCAGAACCTGGCCTGGGCCACCGGCTACAACGTGGTCGCGCTCCCATTGGCGGCCGGCGTGGCGACCGGGATCGGCATCCTGGTGTCGCCGGCGTTCGGGGCTGTGCTGATGTCGGTCTCGACGATCGTGGTCGCACTCAACGCCCAGCTGCTCCGCCGTATCCGCATCTAG